Proteins encoded by one window of Candidatus Nitrosocosmicus hydrocola:
- a CDS encoding cytochrome c oxidase subunit I: MVLELKKPRPIWEIIFSTHHTDIGLLYIIASMVALFAGGALAMAIRAELFLPGVQIFEGQADFSRFFTVHGTTLLFLWLIPFAAGAGNYLIPIMVRYKDMAWPKLNAVAFWMIPPCMFLIWGGFSDTTWNAYPPYSILKAPGPAADMWIVGLKLLGLSSVLGAINFTVTILKMKHPDLPLMKMSLFSWATLVTSLMIIVAIPTFAASLVMLYTDRLGVTGFFNPEMGGDPIAYQHLFWFTFHPEVYIFVLPGIGMMYEMIPTFSRKPLFSYYSGVVALIVIAVIGFGSWAHHMFAVGMSFTEKTVFMVGTLAAVPSSAMHVFNFLATMWGGRIKFAAPMLFSVGGILLFFSAGAGGVVNTAMPLDFLTHDSYWVVGHMHLFIMGTITMAFVGFIYYLFPLITGRMYDQRLAKIHFVLTFVGIAVIFGVQHILGLYGMPRRVVDYLPIPELIIMNQIASFGGWAIGASFVLFLYNMIKSAMFGKPVDPKDPFELGHGVEYYYDYARREPHH; this comes from the coding sequence ATGGTTCTAGAATTAAAAAAACCTCGTCCCATATGGGAGATTATATTTTCAACCCACCATACTGATATCGGGCTACTCTATATCATAGCCTCAATGGTGGCACTGTTTGCTGGAGGCGCCTTAGCGATGGCGATCAGGGCTGAATTGTTTTTGCCTGGTGTGCAGATCTTTGAAGGCCAAGCAGATTTTTCGAGATTCTTTACTGTCCATGGAACAACATTATTGTTTTTGTGGCTTATTCCATTCGCAGCAGGAGCTGGCAATTATCTTATTCCAATTATGGTTAGATACAAAGATATGGCTTGGCCAAAGCTCAATGCTGTTGCATTTTGGATGATTCCACCTTGCATGTTCTTAATTTGGGGAGGATTTTCTGATACTACTTGGAACGCATATCCGCCATATTCTATCCTAAAAGCACCAGGTCCGGCTGCTGATATGTGGATTGTCGGATTAAAATTGCTTGGATTGTCATCGGTACTAGGAGCTATTAATTTCACTGTTACAATATTAAAAATGAAGCATCCAGATTTGCCTTTGATGAAAATGTCATTGTTTAGTTGGGCAACATTGGTTACGTCACTAATGATTATTGTGGCAATTCCCACATTCGCGGCATCTTTGGTTATGCTATATACTGACAGACTGGGAGTAACCGGATTCTTTAACCCTGAAATGGGTGGAGACCCGATTGCTTATCAGCACTTGTTCTGGTTTACATTCCATCCAGAGGTCTACATATTCGTCCTTCCAGGTATAGGTATGATGTATGAGATGATACCGACCTTCTCAAGAAAGCCTCTCTTTAGTTATTACTCTGGGGTCGTCGCGTTGATAGTAATAGCGGTAATAGGCTTTGGTTCTTGGGCTCATCACATGTTTGCAGTCGGTATGAGCTTTACAGAAAAGACTGTGTTCATGGTAGGAACATTAGCCGCCGTACCATCCTCTGCTATGCACGTGTTTAACTTCTTGGCGACTATGTGGGGAGGTAGAATCAAATTCGCGGCGCCCATGTTGTTCAGTGTCGGGGGTATTCTACTATTCTTCTCAGCAGGAGCTGGGGGTGTGGTAAATACTGCTATGCCATTGGACTTCCTGACCCATGATAGTTATTGGGTCGTGGGTCACATGCACCTATTTATCATGGGAACCATTACTATGGCGTTCGTAGGATTTATCTACTACTTGTTCCCGCTGATAACCGGCCGCATGTATGATCAGCGGCTGGCGAAAATTCACTTCGTACTCACGTTTGTGGGAATTGCTGTGATATTTGGCGTGCAGCACATACTGGGTCTGTATGGTATGCCTAGAAGAGTCGTGGACTACCTGCCCATACCCGAGCTAATTATTATGAACCAAATTGCTAGTTTCGGAGGATGGGCTATAGGAGCGTCGTTTGTACTCTTCTTGTACAACATGATAAAATCTGCAATGTTTGGCAAGCCTGTTGATCCAAAGGATCCATTTGAATTAGGACATGGAGTTGAATATTACTATGACTACGCCCGACGAGAGCCCCATCATTAG
- a CDS encoding cupredoxin domain-containing protein, translating to MGHSTPEWVYIGAVTAILIWVGAESWNIEHTLEYAPPNSETVRVVGQQWFWSFQHADGTQEINELHVKEGVPYRFEIVSSDVVHSFNIPDFAMLMDAVPGRVNTMWNIFDEPGEYLIECREYCGMLHQDMRARLFVEPNTENTTTTSESASEPTISQGTGTATVVAPGGGQVGSSGTGTMRVVEPGNITESSTGGSGENTSNTTSESGTNATAGSANGTTTAGASVTLSIPAGAATPGNPAYSPDTLTVTKGEIIAVSNDDTAPHTVTSGATPGDADAGQLFDTSIIMPAGKADIDTSTIDAGEHPFHCTVHPFMTGTMTVQ from the coding sequence GTGGGTCACAGCACTCCAGAGTGGGTATACATTGGTGCTGTTACTGCTATTTTGATTTGGGTTGGTGCCGAATCGTGGAATATTGAACATACATTAGAGTATGCGCCTCCCAATTCTGAAACTGTCCGAGTAGTAGGACAGCAATGGTTTTGGTCATTTCAGCATGCTGACGGTACTCAAGAAATAAATGAACTTCATGTAAAGGAAGGTGTACCTTATCGTTTTGAAATAGTCTCATCTGATGTAGTTCATAGTTTTAATATTCCAGATTTTGCAATGCTTATGGATGCAGTACCAGGTAGAGTTAATACAATGTGGAATATTTTTGATGAGCCCGGCGAATATCTGATTGAATGTAGGGAATATTGTGGTATGCTTCATCAGGATATGAGGGCTAGGTTGTTTGTTGAACCAAATACTGAAAATACGACGACAACTTCCGAATCTGCATCTGAACCAACAATCTCTCAGGGTACTGGTACCGCCACAGTGGTGGCACCAGGTGGAGGTCAAGTAGGTTCTTCAGGGACAGGAACTATGAGAGTTGTTGAGCCCGGAAATATAACTGAATCAAGCACTGGTGGTTCGGGTGAAAACACATCAAATACTACTTCTGAATCAGGGACAAACGCAACTGCAGGTTCAGCAAATGGAACTACAACAGCCGGAGCCTCAGTAACGCTATCTATACCAGCTGGTGCTGCTACTCCTGGAAATCCAGCTTATTCTCCTGACACACTAACGGTTACAAAAGGTGAGATAATAGCCGTGTCAAATGATGATACTGCTCCTCATACCGTTACCAGTGGTGCTACTCCAGGAGATGCTGACGCGGGTCAACTATTTGATACTAGTATCATTATGCCTGCAGGAAAAGCCGACATTGATACCTCAACTATAGATGCGGGAGAACATCCATTCCATTGTACAGTCCATCCGTTTATGACCGGAACAATGACTGTACAATAG
- a CDS encoding COX15/CtaA family protein: MNYDKFLQIFSIGTLCVLFGLMTLGGYVSSTGVGLSCPQWPLCPQGLIPSYEFLIEYIHRTIAATTGLLVFLTMAFVLKGRNSATPTKVFSIIAAAAVVGQITLGAIVINEKLHADLVTAHLGLGLVLYSSMIFVVINIFYTNLKLKSIKPSNLPSHDGDSKVSFTNK, translated from the coding sequence ATGAATTATGATAAATTCCTTCAAATTTTTTCAATAGGCACGTTATGTGTTTTATTTGGTCTCATGACACTTGGGGGATATGTGAGTTCCACAGGCGTGGGTCTGTCTTGTCCTCAATGGCCTTTGTGTCCTCAGGGGTTGATTCCTTCTTATGAGTTTTTGATAGAATACATTCATCGAACAATTGCTGCTACCACAGGTCTTTTAGTATTTTTGACAATGGCTTTTGTTTTAAAAGGACGAAATTCTGCCACGCCAACAAAAGTATTTTCAATAATAGCTGCTGCGGCTGTTGTTGGACAGATAACGTTAGGAGCTATAGTTATCAATGAGAAGTTACATGCCGATCTGGTTACTGCCCATTTGGGTTTAGGATTAGTTTTATACAGTAGTATGATATTTGTTGTAATAAATATATTTTATACAAATCTAAAGTTAAAATCCATAAAACCTTCAAATTTACCGTCTCATGATGGTGACTCTAAGGTTAGTTTTACAAATAAATAG
- a CDS encoding cupredoxin domain-containing protein, giving the protein MTTPDESPIIRTSPARFMKGLVIIIIPLIVLGYVTIFHWDDTASIPPPVSAPPPAPAAPDSAGSESSTAASAPASAPAAPSGTAISIPAGAATQGNPSYAPDSLTVSKGDVIAVSNEDSVPHTVTSGSGPQDPNSAKLFDTSIIMAAESGEIDTATLEAGEYQFYCTVHPFMTGLITVQ; this is encoded by the coding sequence ATGACTACGCCCGACGAGAGCCCCATCATTAGAACATCGCCAGCGCGATTTATGAAGGGGCTGGTAATAATTATCATCCCCCTCATAGTCCTTGGCTACGTTACGATCTTTCACTGGGACGATACTGCGAGCATTCCTCCACCTGTGTCTGCTCCCCCTCCAGCTCCAGCAGCTCCAGATTCGGCAGGATCTGAATCTTCAACAGCTGCAAGTGCACCAGCGTCAGCACCAGCTGCACCCTCAGGTACAGCTATATCAATTCCTGCAGGGGCAGCAACTCAAGGTAATCCTTCGTATGCCCCAGATTCACTCACTGTATCTAAAGGAGATGTGATAGCTGTATCAAATGAGGATTCAGTTCCTCATACAGTAACTAGTGGTTCAGGACCGCAAGATCCAAATTCCGCAAAGTTATTTGATACTAGCATTATCATGGCAGCTGAATCTGGAGAAATTGATACCGCCACATTGGAAGCAGGAGAATATCAATTCTATTGCACCGTACATCCGTTCATGACAGGCTTGATTACGGTTCAATAA
- a CDS encoding DUF167 domain-containing protein: protein MTKIFLVKVKFGLSEEIVVDQHTDEINISINELPIKGRANRAIIKAISTYFNIAPENIKIVHGLFSKTKFIEIS from the coding sequence TTGACAAAAATTTTTTTGGTTAAAGTTAAATTCGGCTTGTCAGAAGAAATCGTGGTAGATCAACATACCGATGAAATCAATATTTCAATAAATGAGTTACCAATTAAGGGGAGAGCTAATAGAGCAATAATTAAGGCAATATCTACATATTTTAACATTGCACCTGAAAATATAAAGATAGTACATGGATTGTTTTCAAAGACAAAATTCATTGAAATTTCATGA
- the sufB gene encoding Fe-S cluster assembly protein SufB: MTAKELDMDYSKYDFKDSTEIYVYLSKKGLSRGTVEEISKMKGEPDWMRDFRLRSYDVFMSKPMPNWGGDLSHIDFQNIYYYAKASEKQSKSWDDVPESVRNTFEKLGIPEAERKFLAGVGAQYESEVVYHNLREDLEQQGVIFLDTDTAVKKFPDIVKRYFGKVIPPEDNKFAALNSAVWSGGSFIYIPPNVKVDLPLQAYFRINAENIGQFERTLIIADEGADVHYIEGCTAPVYSTESLHSAVVELVAKRGARIRYTTIQNWSKDVYNLVTKRAYAYENASVEWIDGNLGSKLTMKYPGVYMLGKNAHAEIVSVAFAGKSQHQDAGAKVVHLAPGTTSRITSKSVSKDSGRTTYRGLLHVAKGAHGVKSNVRCDALLLDEFSRTDTYPYVEVNEDDATITHEATVGKIGDEQIFYLMSRGYSESDALSMIIGGFMEPFTKELPMEYAVELNRLVKMEMEGSVG; encoded by the coding sequence ATGACCGCAAAAGAATTAGATATGGATTATAGTAAATATGACTTTAAGGATTCAACTGAAATTTATGTCTATTTAAGTAAAAAGGGTCTATCTAGGGGCACTGTCGAGGAAATAAGCAAAATGAAAGGAGAGCCTGACTGGATGCGTGATTTTAGATTAAGATCGTATGATGTTTTTATGAGCAAACCTATGCCAAATTGGGGTGGTGATCTATCTCATATAGATTTTCAAAATATATACTATTACGCTAAAGCTTCTGAAAAGCAAAGTAAAAGCTGGGATGATGTCCCAGAATCAGTTAGAAATACATTCGAAAAACTAGGCATTCCAGAAGCAGAGAGAAAATTCTTGGCGGGTGTAGGCGCACAGTATGAATCAGAAGTAGTATATCACAATTTACGAGAGGATTTGGAACAACAAGGAGTTATATTTCTAGATACTGATACAGCTGTCAAAAAATTTCCAGATATAGTTAAAAGGTATTTTGGAAAGGTCATTCCGCCAGAGGATAACAAATTTGCTGCACTAAATAGTGCTGTATGGTCAGGAGGTTCTTTTATATATATTCCACCAAATGTAAAAGTAGACTTACCATTACAAGCATATTTCAGAATAAATGCAGAAAATATTGGGCAATTTGAAAGGACATTGATTATAGCAGATGAAGGGGCAGATGTCCATTATATCGAGGGATGTACAGCACCCGTTTATTCGACAGAGTCTTTACATTCTGCAGTTGTTGAATTGGTCGCTAAAAGAGGAGCAAGAATAAGATACACTACAATCCAAAATTGGAGTAAGGATGTATACAACCTGGTAACAAAACGAGCATATGCGTATGAAAATGCATCAGTTGAATGGATTGATGGTAACCTCGGTAGCAAACTGACCATGAAGTATCCGGGAGTTTATATGCTTGGTAAAAATGCACATGCTGAAATTGTGTCTGTTGCTTTTGCTGGTAAATCACAACATCAAGATGCAGGTGCAAAGGTAGTCCATCTAGCTCCTGGAACCACTTCAAGAATAACCAGCAAGTCTGTTAGTAAAGATTCAGGCCGAACAACCTATAGAGGTTTATTGCATGTAGCTAAGGGAGCACATGGTGTAAAATCAAATGTTAGATGTGATGCATTGTTGCTAGACGAGTTTTCTAGAACTGACACTTATCCATATGTTGAGGTTAACGAAGATGATGCAACAATTACACATGAGGCAACGGTAGGAAAAATTGGTGATGAACAAATATTTTACCTAATGAGTAGGGGGTATTCTGAATCCGATGCATTAAGTATGATTATTGGTGGATTCATGGAACCA
- a CDS encoding D-2-hydroxyacid dehydrogenase, translating into MQIEGNVIVCDSIDEKGIGILKNAGLIVDNLPEISNQELITKVKDYDVIIVRSRTKITKEVIDNATKAKIIARVGVGLDNIDTVEAQKKNIEVINAGEASVNAVSELVLGLMLSMSRNIPTANNATKHGKWIKKDLIGVELKGKYLGIIGLGKIGRNVARLARGLRMNLIGYDVVPIDKNFAQEVSLITTDLKTLIESSDYITCHVPYTEQTKHLINNEMLAMMKNGSYLINTSRGEVIDEQALVDCLKNKKIGGAALDVYETEPPTNKELLELDNLVCTPHIGAQTKEGQELASSVIAEKIIQRLLERQVESKPT; encoded by the coding sequence ATGCAAATTGAGGGCAATGTAATAGTATGCGACTCTATTGATGAAAAAGGTATAGGAATTTTAAAGAATGCGGGTCTTATTGTAGACAATTTACCGGAAATTTCAAATCAAGAGCTAATTACCAAGGTAAAAGACTATGATGTAATAATTGTGCGCAGTAGAACGAAAATTACCAAGGAAGTAATAGACAACGCTACCAAGGCAAAGATAATAGCCAGGGTAGGAGTTGGATTAGATAATATAGATACTGTAGAAGCACAAAAGAAAAATATCGAGGTAATTAATGCGGGCGAAGCTTCTGTAAACGCAGTTTCAGAATTAGTATTGGGATTAATGTTATCAATGAGTAGAAATATACCTACTGCAAATAATGCTACTAAACACGGTAAATGGATCAAGAAAGATCTGATAGGCGTTGAACTAAAAGGAAAATATTTAGGCATAATAGGACTTGGAAAAATTGGAAGAAACGTAGCAAGATTAGCCAGAGGTTTAAGAATGAATTTGATAGGATATGATGTAGTTCCTATTGATAAGAACTTTGCTCAAGAAGTTTCTCTCATAACGACAGATTTAAAGACTTTGATAGAAAGCTCGGACTACATAACTTGTCATGTTCCTTATACAGAACAAACTAAACATCTGATTAATAACGAGATGCTCGCTATGATGAAAAATGGTTCCTATCTGATAAATACTTCAAGAGGAGAAGTAATTGATGAACAAGCCCTTGTAGATTGTCTAAAAAACAAAAAAATTGGTGGCGCTGCTTTAGATGTGTATGAGACAGAACCCCCTACAAACAAAGAGCTCTTGGAGTTAGATAATTTAGTTTGTACTCCACATATTGGAGCCCAAACTAAAGAAGGACAAGAATTAGCTTCCTCTGTGATAGCAGAAAAAATAATTCAAAGATTACTAGAAAGACAGGTTGAAAGTAAACCAACCTGA